CTGCTACCCTCTTTCTCACTCTCTTGCCCCCTAGCTTCATGTCTCCCCTCTCTCGCTTCATTCCCCGACCCCCCCATCTGCCTTCATCCCACCCCACTTTCCCACGACCcctgtgctgctttcaccccCCTTTGTGCCCACggctgccctcctggctgcCTTCATCCCCACCGTCTCCCTTCAccatcccctctctctgccctcgtccccCTGACACCGAAAATACTGACGAATAAACCCTCTAGGacttggtttgggtttttttttatcagggCAGGCGATCCCCATCAGTCGTGTTCAGTGAGAGAaatgctggttacagaatatatttcccatgTACATGCCTACATATCAATTTTCCTCGAAATCTTGTGCATactctattactttccaaggattCGTTTCAATGTTGTTCTGAATTTCACAACAGCGCAATCTCTTGTTAATTCGGAGCTGACTCCAGCTCTCTGTCTCTGCTTGAGATAGGGGAAAATCTGCAAATAGAGCTGATTAGAGGAAAAAACACGTCTGTTCAGCACGGAACATGCTTCACTCAAGACAGAacagtgcctggaaaaacactatttgaaaaaCCATGTTATAAAACACCAAAATCATTATCCATCCTCTCAcatccttcccttttctcttgctttgtcTCATCCCTTTGCCTCATcacccctttctttctcttttgtccCAACCCACTAGGGCTTCGAGCACTTCCTGGGGGTGCCCTACTCCCACGAccaggtgaggagctggggggcatCCAGCAGGAATGGGGAGAGAGCTCGaagggatgagggaaaggctggggatggatcttcctggacttcaggaaagccttggacacagtttctcccagcgttctgcttcagaaattgTCCCCTCTGGCCTGAACAGGAGAACgagctcctgggtggaaaactggttggctggagggcccggagagtggtgggagatggagttaactccagctggaggccagtgacaagtggtgtccccagggctcagtgctgggtccagccctggtcaatgtcttatcaatgacctggatgagggcatcaagtgcatccttagcaagtttggagatgacactgagctgggtggaatctggatctgctggagggtcgggaggctccaaagggatctgaacaggctggatccatgggctgagaccaacgggatgagggttaacgaggccaaagggcgggtcctgcccttgggacacaacaaccctgggcagctccagcctaggagaaggctggctggaaagtgcctggaggagaaagacctgggggggttggttgaacaggaggcagcaggggcacagggggccaagaaggccaagggcatcttggcttggagcagagccggcgtggccagcacgGCAAGGGAGGTTCTTGTCCCTCTGgcctcagccctggggagaccgctcctcgaatcctggggtcagttctgggcccctccccaccagaaggatgttgaggctctggagcgagtgcagagaagagcaacggagctggggaaggggctggagaagaagcctgagggccctgggggtgttgagcctggagaagaggaggctgaggggagacctcattgctctctacaagagGGTGCTGGACAACGTCAAAGCTCATACAAGGTGTGGGAGCTTCCTGCTGCCATCCTGGCTTGGGTGGAGAGACACAAGGACACAGCTGATTGTGCAGCCACGTccccaggaggagagggcaggcTCTGTCTGGAAGCAGCTGAGATGCTCTCAGGGCCCCAGAGGTGTCACAAGGCTTCACCAGCACGAGAACTGGACCCCAGACCAACAGGAATTAgagctgctttggttttggagaGTGAACCTGAAGGTGATTCCCAGATCTGCTTAGAGCAGCcaagctctgtggagaagacaAGCCGTCTCCTGCAGATCCTCCTCTATTCCAGCACCAGATCTGGTCGGATGGATTGCTGTATTTCCCTGTGCAAGGACAGTCAGAAGGgtcctgcagccacagaagaACCAAGCTGTGATTTTCGTCAGGGTACAACAGCAGAAGTTTATTCCTACTCCATGAAGAAGAGCCCTGCGAAGGGCTGGAGGtatgggaggagtagagggatggagggatggaaacTGTTGCTACAGGGCAGTTTTTCTACCTTTCAGTTACGCGTGTTCTTCCGCAAACTGTGTCAGATAAGCAGGATATTGTAAATAACCATAGCACTTGTCAGATCTGGAAGCTCAAGCCTGCACACCTCTTAACAAATAATTCACTCCTTCACTCATTAAACTGGAATCCTGTAAATCgcagagtcatggaatggtttgggttggaggggacctcaaagcccagccagttccaaccctcctgccgtgggcagggacacctcccactgagtcagagtgctcaaagctccatccaacctggccttcattGGGGtcattgaggtcccttccaacccaaaccatcctgtgattctctgaagacctccagccccaggaaccaccattcccttcttctctccctcttgtcCAACCAGGCACGGGGTCACCCTTTGGAGTGAGTCTTCCCCTTCGTGCCCTTCTCACCTTGTGCAGCGACCACGATGGAGACCTTGCCTTGCCCAGGAGACAGAATGAGGCTGAAGCAGAGTTTGCTGTGAAAACTATTTATTCCTACCCAGAGAACAGACTAGAAACAACATCCTAACAAAACACAACCAGTCATCGTAGGCTTGGATGGGGAGCTTGAGGTGGGAGGGTAGGACCAAGCAGGTCTGGGACCTCAAGgctgcctgtggagcagcagccagcGGCCCAGCACAATGTGGTGGTGGCATCATTCAGCCTGCCCTGCGTCCTCTTCCCCCTGTTCTCAGGTCCTTCCACCGGTCAGGACCTGCAGGAGCTCCTTCACCTTAGTGAATAAGTCCACCAGCTTGTTGATTGGAATCGGGCAGGCGCTGAAAGCGCTCGGCTCCGTCGCTGGGGTTATCTCCACAGGGTTTGTTGTGGTCGGAAAGTGGCTCCAAGTGCGTTCAGATGCAGGTGCCACTGGAGCCGAGTAGCGCGTCATCACCCCCAGGATCCAGTCACGGAAATGCTGCGTGGCGGTGTAGACCCCGGGACGATGGGCTCGGGCACAGCCTGTCCCAAAGCTGGTCACCCCCACCAGCCAGAAGTGGTCAGTAGAGGGATCTTGGCAGACCAGAGgacccccgctgtccccctgcggagaagaaaagaggattcaGAGAGTGCTGGGGGCTCCGTAAGCCCCAGggatctgctcctgctctctgccagcagttGCCAGAGCTGTGTTCCCTGCCCAGAAAGTTTCTCCTAGAGTGCTGGAGCCAACGGAACGTGGTTGGGGAGGTGTTTGTGGGACTCTCAGGCAGgttctctcctggctgtggggcagagggatgttCCAGGGTTGGTCCCTGcatgctgagaacatgggatgaGCTTTTTTTGCAGAGTCACCGTGCTGTGGGACAACTGGACGCTGAgcatggagcagcagctggagatgaggaggagacCCCCGGAGCGATGGGGACCCCGTGGTGGGAGGGGGACTTGCTAGGGGCTGGGATCACCCTCCTACCTGGCAGGTGTCGATGCCGCCCTGCGCGTAGCCCGCACACAGGTTGTGGGGGTGGACGGCGCCCCTGTACCACCCGCTGCTGTTACAGACTTGGGTGTCGATGAGGTGGACGCGGGCCTCCTGCAGCACCGGCAGTGCTCCAGAAGCTGTGGGGACAAGACAGGAATGAATCCCCAGCAGATGCCAccagttctcctcctctcttccccagggcttggctttGCATCGGCAGCGGCATCGCTGTGGTGTTCCCCTTCCACCCTGCTCTGGTTGGCAGCTCATTCCCACCTCCCCGGacgcagatcatagaatcaccaggttggaaaagacccatcggatcatcgagtccaaccattcccatcaatcactaacccatgtccctcagcacctcgtccacccgtcccttaaactcctccaggggagggaactccaccacctcccaggatACAAATACGTCATGGGAACTCACATCTGGCCGAGGTGACCCCCCAGCCGCTGACGtagcagctcctcagctgccagagctgcagggagaagtcGGGGACGCAGGCGAGCTGCACGTAGAGGCCGCAGTGGAAGGGCTCGTAGAGCTCCATCAGGGCGATGTCGTTCCTCTGAGTGATGTTGTAATAGTCTTCGTGGATGATGATCCGCCTGACATAGCGCACTTGTTCCTCGGGACCCGGGCGAGTCAACGAGGTGGTTCCGGCCACCACGCGCCATGCTGGGACGTGCCTGGAAggtggatggagagagaagtgagagggagaggagccacgcgctgcagcttccctgcctcctgcttcccaagtgggagaggagagcatctAGGGAGGGTGCGACTGCCCCAACGCGCCCGAAGGAGAAGAATCATGGAGATGGAGGCATCGGCGATGCAGTGACACAAGCCCAGCCTTTTTCTGGATGCAGAAAAAGGGCGTCTGCCAGGGTTTGAGggatctccctgtcccctgctcctccttacTGGGTATTGACGAAGCAGTGGGCGGCTGTCAGCACCCACTGGGGGTGGATGATGGTCCCTCCGCACACGGGGGCCAAGTGCGTCTTGAACACCTGCTGGACGCTCACAATCCATGGCCAGGAACCCAGCTGTGCATTTTTGCCTCCAACCACTCGCCCGGTGCCGTAAGCCAAGGGACGGAGTCCACAGGTCCTGTGGAAACCAGAAACTCGTTACTGTCCTGCTTGAGACTTGGAGCTGAAGGGCAGGCACCTTCCCTCCCCATCCGGCATCGCTGTGTGGAGCACGGAGCCAAGGAACCCTGTGGGGCACCCAGGTGTCcacctctgtctctgctttagCTCTTAGGGAGCCCTTAGCAGCctgggaaatggagaaaaatagcAGGAACCACATGGGGTTGGAGAAAGAACCACATGGGAATGGAGAAGGAACGATATGGGactggagaaggaaccacatggagctggagaaggaaccatATGGGATTGGAGAAGGAACTACATGGAGTTGGAGAAAGAACAagatggagctggagagggaaccacatggaggtggagaaggaacaacatggggttggagaaggaaccacatgggGTTGGTGAAGCTGTTGGGAAGCGAGCATCCTCCAGTGAAGTCCAGCAGTGTTGCCcaagctccctcccagcctgttccactCACTCGCAGGTGTCCCAGGAGCCCTGTGCTGGCCAGAACAAGGCCAGGAAGATGAGGACTAAGAGAACCTTCATGGTTCTAGCGACACGAGGGAGATGAAGATCTGAGAgctggtgtccagcagagcaccagcCTACACACTGCCCGTAGTGCCCACGCTGCCCGCAGAGCCCGTGGCCCCAAGCTGATGTCACAGAGTGGCTGCTTCTGGGGGCTGGGTCCGGGGAACTCGGGACtagggggggacatggggtgttcCAAGTGGGAGGGTAGGCAGGAGGTGGGgttggacaccccaaaatcccctacaAAACGCTCTGCTGGGGTGGTGTGTGTGGTTCCGAGCTCTGCCTGCCCCGAGCCAGCAGGGAAACCCCAAGGGTGGCAGCACAGGCTCTCTGGGAAGGGCACAGAATCGTTGAGGTTGGGAAAGAActcgaagatcatccagttcaaccatccACACAACACCAGCTCTGCCTACTAAGCCACGTCCCTATGTGTCACCCCAACACGTTTTcctaacacctccagggatggagactccaccgcaccctctgccagggcttcatcgctctttcagtaaagaattttttcctagtatccatcTAAGGCTCCTCTGGCACAACCTGAGTcccttccctcttgttctgttgctTGTCCCTGGGGAGAACACAACAACTCGCCTcagcacaacctcctttctgggagctgcagagagcgatgaggtctcctcttaagcctcctcttctccagactaaacagccccaggtccctcagccgctcccagaacccctgttctccagccccttccccagctccgttcccttctctggacaaactccagcccctcaaggtctttcttagAGCGAGGAGCCCAaacctgaacccaggatttgaggtgcagcctccccagcgcTGAGCCAagaggacaatcccttccctgctccccctggcCACACCACGGCTGGTCCAAGCCAGGAGgctattggcctttttggccacctgggcccctgctggttcctgttctgctgctgctgaccagcaccccaggtccttttcctccgCTTTTCCCCACGCCCGGAGCGTTccctggggttgttgtgcccaacACCCTGTGCCACTCACTCGCAGGTCTCCCACGATGCCTGCGCCGGCTGGCACAGggccagcaggaggaaggcGAGGAGCATCTTCATGGTGCCAGCGACACGAGGGAGATGAAGATCCGAGAgctggtgtccagcagagcaccagcCCACACGCTGCCCGTAGCGCCCACGCCGCCCGCAGAGCCCGTGGCCCCAAGCTGATGTCACAGAGTGGCTGCTTCTGAGGGCTGGGTCTGGGGaactcggggctggggggggacatggggcgTTCCAAttgggaggggaggcaggaggtggggttggacaccccaaaatcccctacaAAATGCTCTGAGGGGTGGTGTGTGTGGGCTGCCTGGGATCAGGCACCAGCACCTGGCTCTGAGCTCTCCTGCTGCATCCAaagagcgtggccagcagggagggaggggattctgcccctctatttctctctggtgaggcctcatctggagGGTTgggtccacttctggaatcctgaccagaagaagcagatggagctattggaacgagtccagaggaggctccaaggatgatgcgagggctggagaacctcctgtacgacgacaggctgagagagttgggcttgttcagcctggagaagagaaggctccaaggagaccttagagagaccttccagtacctgcaggggctccaagaaagctggggagggactgttcacaaaggcttttgtggataggacgaggggcagtggggataaactggagaggggcagagttagactggacaggaggaggaatttcttcatgatgagggtggggaggccctggaacaggtttcccagggaaggtgtcgctgccccatccctggaggtcttcaaggccaggttggatgggtctctGAGCCCcagatccagtggcaggtgttcctgcccatttCAGGAAGTTGGAAcagcatgatctttaaggtctcttccaacccaaactattctgtagGGAATGGCTGGGTTTGCAGTCCACCACGCAACAGCCTCAGCAGGGGCCGTGCTGGATAGGGGATCCCGGAATGGTGCAGGCTGGGAAAGCCTTTCAGTTCAtaccatggaatcacagaatggtttgggatgaagggaccttaaagatcatccagttccaacccctctgccatgggcagggactcctcccactggatcaggctgctctgTTGCTCAAagctggatctggttgctcaaacaGCCTTGAGGGGGGAAATTGCAAACTCTAAACTAGATAAAAAGAGACCTTTGAAGGTTACAAAATGCATCGGAGAGTGCTTCTATCCAACAGTGACTGggaggttgctctaaggtctccccggagccttctcttctccaggctgaaccaccccaactctctcagcctgtcctcatacgggaggttctccagccctcgcatcatccttggagcctcctctgggcccattccaacagctccatctccttctcctgctgaggattccagccctggccccaaccctccagctgaggtctccccagagaggagcagaggggacaatcccctccctccctgctggccacgttctctggatgcagcccaggaggattctgggctgtgagcgcacattgtggctcctgtggagcttctcgtcccccatcaccccaagtccttctcctcacgGCTACTCCCAATCTCCTCATTCCCCAGTCTGGATTGAAAATGCAGATTGCCCCgtgttggaacattttacacagaacaaggcctggatgctgtgagattgtttaatactgaacaactctaacaaggccttgaaacagagagccgaaagataaacaggggccagctgggaggaatgtaGTGGCTACTTCTGTGGGAACCAGCAccggctgaaagaaaaacaattgaagagaactgtcaacGTATTTAAGTTCagtataacttggtttcttagcatgtgcagtagtttagccaataatagaTTAGTAAcagccttatggacagctacctttaaccaataatacactgtagataccctggTGGGCACCCAGTTGCgtaaccgaaaagggtttataaagaaacagctaagctcaataaagtgaacactcgctgatcacattgatctctgcgttttggTTCCATGCTCCTGTCAACGAGTggcgcccgaacagggaccctcaGATTGCTTGCCGAAGTTGCTCTGAACGACTGAAGACGCGGTAGAGGGTGGAAGGACCGGCCGAAAACTTTCCGGCACTGACCCGGTGCTGAAGATTTTTCCGGCACTGCTGAAGATTTTCCGGCACTGCTGATGATTTTCCGGCATTGCTGATGGCTTTCCGGCATTTCTGAAGATTGGAGTAAGACGCGCGTCCAAATAAAGAAGACTCCGGAGTCAAAGATCCGCTACAGGCAAGTAGCGGCGGTCGGGGGAGGAATGGGTTCCacactttttaaagataatgaagAGGCAGTGGTGAAAATCCTCCAACCTATCCTCTCCAAGAGGGTCcgatagacaccgacaaggagcccgatcccccccctcactgtccctcagaccaacgggcACAAGCCAGGGGGGAGGCACAgtagcagggagaagttgaaagattgcaagctttgatctgtgtgCGGCACGGCAGTCAGcactgggaactaattagtgatgaagcgataaaggagattccaaaaactgtaaaaagagaaccaagccgcCCGGGCAAGGgccgctcccccaccccccccacccctccagctcccgcagagcgggcctctgccctgg
This genomic window from Phaenicophaeus curvirostris isolate KB17595 chromosome 1, BPBGC_Pcur_1.0, whole genome shotgun sequence contains:
- the LOC138716866 gene encoding acrosin-like, which translates into the protein MKMLLAFLLLALCQPAQASWETCDPEFPGPSPQKQPLCDISLGPRALRAATCGLRPLAYGTGRVVGGKNAQLGSWPWIVSVQQVFKTHLAPVCGGTIIHPQWVLTAAHCFVNTQHVPAWRVVAGTTSLTRPGPEEQVRYVRRIIIHEDYYNITQRNDIALMELYEPFHCGLYVQLACVPDFSLQLWQLRSCYVSGWGVTSARSSGALPVLQEARVHLIDTQVCNSSGWYRGAVHPHNLCAGYAQGGIDTCQGDSGGPLVCQDPSTDHFWLVGVTSFGTGCARAHRPGVYTATQHFRDWILGVMTRYSAPVAPASERTWSHFPTTTNPVEITPATEPSAFSACPIPINKLVDLFTKVKELLQKCRKAISNAGKSSAVPENLQQCRKNLQHRVSAGKFSAGPSTLYRVFSRSEQLRQAI